From one Triticum aestivum cultivar Chinese Spring chromosome 4B, IWGSC CS RefSeq v2.1, whole genome shotgun sequence genomic stretch:
- the LOC123091802 gene encoding F-box/LRR-repeat protein 4 isoform X2, with protein sequence MGFPNSSRSLLSPATPAAMKGADLINVALPEELLEDVLRRVGDEKRDLDSCALVCRRWRRLDRATRRSAKLPASGVHADEVVGLFVERFPALADVSIDERLSADAAVVSAPASRSRRHVISSIPSGSRRRMSRVPRFAGILFPLPSEQTPSGDGIESFCLTDVGLTSLARGCKGLEKLSLVWCSAISSIGLVRVAENCKKLASLDIQACYIGDPGLVAIGEGCNLLNNLSLRFVEGATDEGLIGLIKSCGQSLLSLELVKNDGVISIAKGCRLLKNLKLQCIGAGDEALEAIGSCCSLLEILSLNNFERFTDRSLSSIAKGCKNLTDLVLNDCLLLTDRSLEFVARSCKRIARLKINGCQNMETAALEHIGRWCPGLLELSLIYCPRIRDTAFLELGKGCTLLQSLYLVDCSRIGDDAMCYIAQGCKYLKEISIRRGYEVGDKALISIAENCKSLKELTLQFCERVSDTGLAAIAEGCSLQKLNLCGCQLITDNGLAAIARGCGDLVFLDISVLPMTGDMGLAEIGQGCPQIKDIALSHCPGVTDVGLGHLVRGCLQLQSCQLVYCKRVTSTGVATVVSSCSRLKKLLVEEAKVSERTRRRAGPILSFLCSGL encoded by the exons ATGGGATTCCCTAACTCATCCCGGTCGCTCTTATCTCCGGCGACGCCCGCCGCGATGAAGGGCGCTGACCTGATAAACGTGGCCCTTCCGGAGGAGCTCCTGGAGGACGTGCTCCGACGTGTCGGCGACGAAAAGCGCGACCTGGACTCCTGCGCCCTCGTCTGCCGCCGCTGGCGCCGCCTCGACCGCGCCACGCGCAGGTCCGCCAAGCTCCCAGCATCCGGGGTTCACGCGGACGAGGTGGTAGGCCTCTTCGTGGAACGGTTCCCGGCGCTCGCAGACGTGTCCATTGACGAGCGCCTCTCTGCCGACGCCGCCGTGGTCTCCGCTCCTGCGTCTAGATCGCGCCGCCAC GTGATTAGTAGTATCCCATCTGGTAGCCGTAGGAGGATGTCCCGGGTACCACGTTTTGCAGGGATTTTATTCCCATTGCCATCGGAACAGACACCCAGCGGTGATGGGATAGAGAGCTTTTGTTTGACTGATGTTGGCTTAACTAGTCTCGCCAGAGGCTGCAAAGGGCTGGAAAAACTAAGTCTAGTATGGTGTTCTGCCATATCTTCAATAGGCTTAGTGAGAGTAGCAGAGAACTGTAAGAAATTGGCTTCTTTGGATATCCAG GCTTGCTATATTGGAGATCCAGGACTAGTTGCTATTGGGGAAGGCTGCAATCTACTTAACAATTTGAGCTTGCGCTTTGTTGAAGGCGCGACAGATGAAGGCTTGATTGGATTAATAAAGAGCTGTGGACAATCACTGCTCTCTCTTG AACTTGTTAAGAATGATGGAGTGATTTCTATTGCTAAAGGATGTCGCTTGTTGAAAAATTTGAAGCTGCAATGTATTGGTGCTGGCGATGAGGCCCTAGAAGCTATTGGTTCATGCTGTTCGTTACTAGAAATTTTATCGCTAAATAACTTTGAAAGATTCACAGACAG GAGCCTTTCTTCCATCGCGAAAGGGTGCAAGAATCTTACAGATCTTGTTCTCAATGATTGCCTGTTACTAACTGATAGAAGCCTTGAATTCGTAGCACGCAGCTGCAAAAGAATAGCACGTCTTAAGATCAATGGTTGTCAGAATATGGAAACTGCTGCACTGGAGCACATTGGACGATGGTGCCC GGGCCTTTTGGAACTCTCTCTAATTTACTGCCCAAGGATCCGGGATACTGCATTTCTGGAGCTTGGTAAAGGCTGCACCCTCCTCCAGTCTCTTTATTTAGTTGACTGTTCAAGAATAGGTGATGATGCTATGTGCTACATAGCTCAAGGTTGTAAGTACTTGAAAGAAATTTCCATTCGACGTGGTTATGAG GTAGGAGACAAAGCATTGATATCAATTGCTGAGAATTGTAAATCACTTAAGGAGTTAACGCTCCAATTTTGTGAGAG GGTATCTGATACAGGGCTGGCTGCAATTGCTGAAGGTTGCTCTCTTCAAAAGTTAAACTTGTGCGGGTGCCAATTAATCACTGATAATGGACTGGCTGCCATTGCGAGAGGATGTGGTGATCTTGTCTTTCTGGACATAAGTGTTCTCCCG ATGACAGGGGACATGGGGCTGGCAGAGATTGGCCAAGGCTGCCCCCAGATTAAAGACATTGCACTCTCGCACTGCCCAGGGGTCACCGATGTTGGTCTGGGACACCTGGTCAGGGGGTGCTTACAGCTGCAGTCATGCCAGCTGGTGTACTGCAAGCGAGTGACCAGCACCGGAGTGGCGACCGTCGTCTCGAGCTGCTCTAGGTTGAAGAAGCTCCTCGTTGAGGAGGCAAAGGTCAGTGAGAGGACACGTCGGAGGGCAGGACCCATCTTATCATTCCTCTGCTCTGGGCTTTAG
- the LOC123091802 gene encoding F-box/LRR-repeat protein 4 isoform X1 gives MGFPNSSRSLLSPATPAAMKGADLINVALPEELLEDVLRRVGDEKRDLDSCALVCRRWRRLDRATRRSAKLPASGVHADEVVGLFVERFPALADVSIDERLSADAAVVSAPASRSRRHVISSIPSGSRRRMSRVPRFAGILFPLPSEQTPSGDGIESFCLTDVGLTSLARGCKGLEKLSLVWCSAISSIGLVRVAENCKKLASLDIQACYIGDPGLVAIGEGCNLLNNLSLRFVEGATDEGLIGLIKSCGQSLLSLGIANCAWMTDASLRAVGSHCPNLEILSLESELVKNDGVISIAKGCRLLKNLKLQCIGAGDEALEAIGSCCSLLEILSLNNFERFTDRSLSSIAKGCKNLTDLVLNDCLLLTDRSLEFVARSCKRIARLKINGCQNMETAALEHIGRWCPGLLELSLIYCPRIRDTAFLELGKGCTLLQSLYLVDCSRIGDDAMCYIAQGCKYLKEISIRRGYEVGDKALISIAENCKSLKELTLQFCERVSDTGLAAIAEGCSLQKLNLCGCQLITDNGLAAIARGCGDLVFLDISVLPMTGDMGLAEIGQGCPQIKDIALSHCPGVTDVGLGHLVRGCLQLQSCQLVYCKRVTSTGVATVVSSCSRLKKLLVEEAKVSERTRRRAGPILSFLCSGL, from the exons ATGGGATTCCCTAACTCATCCCGGTCGCTCTTATCTCCGGCGACGCCCGCCGCGATGAAGGGCGCTGACCTGATAAACGTGGCCCTTCCGGAGGAGCTCCTGGAGGACGTGCTCCGACGTGTCGGCGACGAAAAGCGCGACCTGGACTCCTGCGCCCTCGTCTGCCGCCGCTGGCGCCGCCTCGACCGCGCCACGCGCAGGTCCGCCAAGCTCCCAGCATCCGGGGTTCACGCGGACGAGGTGGTAGGCCTCTTCGTGGAACGGTTCCCGGCGCTCGCAGACGTGTCCATTGACGAGCGCCTCTCTGCCGACGCCGCCGTGGTCTCCGCTCCTGCGTCTAGATCGCGCCGCCAC GTGATTAGTAGTATCCCATCTGGTAGCCGTAGGAGGATGTCCCGGGTACCACGTTTTGCAGGGATTTTATTCCCATTGCCATCGGAACAGACACCCAGCGGTGATGGGATAGAGAGCTTTTGTTTGACTGATGTTGGCTTAACTAGTCTCGCCAGAGGCTGCAAAGGGCTGGAAAAACTAAGTCTAGTATGGTGTTCTGCCATATCTTCAATAGGCTTAGTGAGAGTAGCAGAGAACTGTAAGAAATTGGCTTCTTTGGATATCCAG GCTTGCTATATTGGAGATCCAGGACTAGTTGCTATTGGGGAAGGCTGCAATCTACTTAACAATTTGAGCTTGCGCTTTGTTGAAGGCGCGACAGATGAAGGCTTGATTGGATTAATAAAGAGCTGTGGACAATCACTGCTCTCTCTTGGTATTGCTAATTGTGCTTGGATGACTGATGCATCTTTGCGTGCTGTTGGATCCCACTGTCCTAACCTTGAAATCCTGTCACTGGAATCAGAACTTGTTAAGAATGATGGAGTGATTTCTATTGCTAAAGGATGTCGCTTGTTGAAAAATTTGAAGCTGCAATGTATTGGTGCTGGCGATGAGGCCCTAGAAGCTATTGGTTCATGCTGTTCGTTACTAGAAATTTTATCGCTAAATAACTTTGAAAGATTCACAGACAG GAGCCTTTCTTCCATCGCGAAAGGGTGCAAGAATCTTACAGATCTTGTTCTCAATGATTGCCTGTTACTAACTGATAGAAGCCTTGAATTCGTAGCACGCAGCTGCAAAAGAATAGCACGTCTTAAGATCAATGGTTGTCAGAATATGGAAACTGCTGCACTGGAGCACATTGGACGATGGTGCCC GGGCCTTTTGGAACTCTCTCTAATTTACTGCCCAAGGATCCGGGATACTGCATTTCTGGAGCTTGGTAAAGGCTGCACCCTCCTCCAGTCTCTTTATTTAGTTGACTGTTCAAGAATAGGTGATGATGCTATGTGCTACATAGCTCAAGGTTGTAAGTACTTGAAAGAAATTTCCATTCGACGTGGTTATGAG GTAGGAGACAAAGCATTGATATCAATTGCTGAGAATTGTAAATCACTTAAGGAGTTAACGCTCCAATTTTGTGAGAG GGTATCTGATACAGGGCTGGCTGCAATTGCTGAAGGTTGCTCTCTTCAAAAGTTAAACTTGTGCGGGTGCCAATTAATCACTGATAATGGACTGGCTGCCATTGCGAGAGGATGTGGTGATCTTGTCTTTCTGGACATAAGTGTTCTCCCG ATGACAGGGGACATGGGGCTGGCAGAGATTGGCCAAGGCTGCCCCCAGATTAAAGACATTGCACTCTCGCACTGCCCAGGGGTCACCGATGTTGGTCTGGGACACCTGGTCAGGGGGTGCTTACAGCTGCAGTCATGCCAGCTGGTGTACTGCAAGCGAGTGACCAGCACCGGAGTGGCGACCGTCGTCTCGAGCTGCTCTAGGTTGAAGAAGCTCCTCGTTGAGGAGGCAAAGGTCAGTGAGAGGACACGTCGGAGGGCAGGACCCATCTTATCATTCCTCTGCTCTGGGCTTTAG